Proteins encoded by one window of Dokdonella sp.:
- a CDS encoding sigma-70 family RNA polymerase sigma factor produces MQPTTAKPVAFDVALWTRAARRGSQQAFAELYTRFAPLVHAILLGRTRPALADELTQECFALAFARLDQLREDGRFGAWIAVIARRIELPSREALAEVPEEIPDPQATPEQRAEAARVLGAISSLPEAYRETLMLRLVEGLGGAEIAALTGLGAGSVRVNLHRGMRLLRAALGITEDAIAKETSP; encoded by the coding sequence TTGCAACCGACCACCGCGAAGCCCGTTGCCTTCGATGTCGCGTTGTGGACGCGCGCGGCGCGGCGCGGTTCGCAGCAGGCTTTCGCTGAGCTCTACACCCGTTTTGCCCCGCTCGTGCATGCGATCCTACTTGGCCGCACGCGCCCTGCGCTCGCCGACGAACTGACCCAGGAGTGTTTCGCCCTGGCCTTTGCGCGTCTCGACCAGTTGCGCGAGGACGGGCGCTTCGGCGCCTGGATCGCCGTGATCGCGCGGCGCATCGAGCTGCCGTCGCGCGAAGCCCTGGCCGAAGTTCCGGAAGAAATCCCCGACCCGCAGGCGACACCCGAACAGCGTGCCGAGGCCGCGCGCGTGCTCGGCGCGATCTCGAGCCTGCCCGAGGCTTATCGCGAGACCCTGATGCTGCGCCTCGTTGAGGGCCTCGGCGGTGCCGAGATCGCCGCGCTCACCGGCCTCGGCGCGGGTTCCGTGCGCGTCAACCTGCATCGCGGCATGCGCTTGCTGCGCGCCGCGCTCGGCATCACCGAGGATGCGATCGCGAAGGAGACATCACCATGA